A stretch of the Planktothricoides raciborskii GIHE-MW2 genome encodes the following:
- a CDS encoding DUF6883 domain-containing protein: MRSIWFISTGDDTPRLVSAYPLE, translated from the coding sequence GTGCGTTCTATTTGGTTTATTTCTACCGGAGATGATACCCCTAGACTGGTCAGTGCATATCCACTCGAATAA
- a CDS encoding DUF4926 domain-containing protein, translated as MISELDRVFLTADLPEYDLKTGDIGTVVLVDQ; from the coding sequence ATGATTAGTGAATTAGACCGAGTTTTTTTAACCGCAGATTTACCTGAATATGATTTAAAAACGGGCGATATTGGCACGGTTGTTTTAGTCGATCAATAA
- a CDS encoding cysteine peptidase family C39 domain-containing protein, translating into MANSITPYRTLRYEGVIGQTSYYTCGAAAVATLLTHYYDRPTTEAEILELSEKAMEGSGKSPEERGITALALIEALGDRDIQARGMRLTLTSLAEYFGNGGLPVVLHVTKPQMHYVLAVGMVGDWIILADPSWGRRIQPLDDLVNKQGFSGVTLVPIPPENLIFTAKEKQSETLSWAESRLTTLNSLRRKL; encoded by the coding sequence TTGGCGAATTCAATAACACCTTACCGGACTCTTCGCTATGAGGGAGTAATCGGACAGACCAGCTATTACACCTGTGGTGCTGCGGCTGTTGCCACCTTATTGACTCACTACTACGATCGCCCAACTACAGAGGCAGAAATTTTAGAACTATCAGAAAAAGCAATGGAAGGAAGCGGTAAAAGTCCAGAAGAAAGAGGAATCACCGCTTTAGCATTAATAGAGGCTTTAGGCGATCGCGACATTCAAGCTAGGGGAATGCGACTAACCCTTACATCCTTAGCCGAATATTTTGGTAACGGTGGACTGCCGGTAGTTCTGCACGTCACCAAACCTCAAATGCACTATGTTTTAGCCGTCGGCATGGTAGGAGATTGGATCATTTTAGCGGATCCATCATGGGGACGACGCATTCAACCCCTTGATGATTTAGTCAATAAACAAGGTTTTAGTGGTGTAACACTTGTACCAATTCCACCGGAAAACTTAATTTTTACTGCCAAAGAAAAACAAAGCGAAACTCTAAGCTGGGCAGAGTCCCGTTTAACAACACTCAACTCGCTGAGAAGGAAATTATGA
- a CDS encoding nucleotidyltransferase family protein, with protein MQRDEVLRILIQHQQVLKEFGVKSLAIFGSVARDEARPDSDVDILVEFDGLVTFDRYMDVKFYLEDRLGTRVDLVSRLMLKPLILSTVEQEAIDVA; from the coding sequence ATGCAGCGGGATGAGGTATTGCGAATTTTGATACAACACCAGCAGGTATTAAAAGAGTTTGGCGTAAAATCGCTGGCGATATTTGGCTCTGTCGCTAGGGATGAAGCCAGACCAGACAGTGATGTGGATATTTTAGTAGAATTTGACGGGCTGGTGACATTCGATCGTTATATGGATGTCAAATTTTATTTAGAAGATCGTCTAGGGACGCGGGTTGATTTGGTGAGTAGATTAATGCTGAAACCCCTGATTCTTTCTACAGTAGAACAGGAGGCAATTGATGTCGCGTAG
- the psbA gene encoding photosystem II q(b) protein, which produces MTTTLQQRESASLWQRFCSWVTSTDNRLYVGWFGVLMIPTLLTATICYIIAFVAAPPVDIDGIREPVAGSLLLGNNIISGAVVPSSNAIGLHFYPIWEAASLDEWLYNGGPYQLVIFHFLIGIFCYMGREWELSYRLGMRPWICVAYSAPVAAASAVFLIYPIGQGSFSDGMPLGISGTFNFMLVFQAEHNILMHPFHMLGVAGVFGGALFSAMHGSLVTSSLVRETTEVESQNYGYKFGQEEETYNIVAAHGYFGRLIFQYASFNNSRSLHFFLGAWPVIGIWFTALGVSTMAFNLNGFNFNQSIVDSQGRVINTWADVINRANLGMEVMHERNAHNFPLDLAAGEAAPVALSAPQING; this is translated from the coding sequence ATGACTACTACTCTGCAACAACGCGAAAGCGCTTCTCTGTGGCAGCGCTTCTGTTCTTGGGTCACGAGCACCGATAACCGCCTGTATGTGGGCTGGTTCGGCGTCCTGATGATCCCCACCCTTCTGACCGCAACCATCTGCTACATCATTGCTTTCGTCGCTGCTCCTCCCGTGGACATCGACGGTATCCGTGAACCTGTGGCGGGTTCCTTACTGTTAGGCAACAACATCATCTCTGGTGCCGTTGTTCCTTCTTCTAACGCCATTGGCTTACACTTCTACCCCATTTGGGAAGCCGCTTCTCTCGATGAGTGGCTGTACAATGGTGGCCCATACCAGTTGGTGATTTTCCACTTCCTGATCGGCATCTTCTGCTACATGGGTCGTGAGTGGGAATTATCCTACCGCTTGGGTATGCGTCCTTGGATCTGCGTCGCTTACAGCGCTCCTGTGGCTGCTGCCAGCGCCGTGTTCCTGATCTACCCCATCGGTCAAGGTTCTTTCTCTGACGGTATGCCTCTGGGTATCTCTGGAACCTTCAACTTCATGTTGGTATTCCAAGCTGAACACAATATCCTGATGCACCCCTTCCATATGTTAGGTGTGGCCGGTGTGTTCGGTGGCGCTCTGTTCTCCGCCATGCACGGTTCTTTGGTAACCTCTTCCTTGGTTCGTGAAACCACCGAAGTTGAATCTCAAAACTATGGTTACAAGTTCGGTCAAGAAGAAGAAACCTACAACATCGTTGCCGCTCACGGTTACTTTGGTCGTTTGATCTTCCAATACGCTTCTTTCAACAACAGCCGCTCCTTGCACTTCTTCTTGGGTGCATGGCCGGTGATTGGGATCTGGTTCACCGCTCTGGGTGTGTCCACGATGGCCTTCAACCTGAACGGTTTCAACTTCAACCAATCTATCGTTGACTCTCAAGGTCGCGTCATCAATACCTGGGCTGATGTGATCAACCGCGCTAACTTGGGTATGGAAGTGATGCACGAGCGCAACGCTCACAACTTCCCCTTAGATTTGGCTGCTGGTGAAGCTGCTCCTGTGGCTTTGAGTGCTCCTCAAATCAATGGCTAA
- a CDS encoding DUF1830 domain-containing protein: protein MAQIIDPIPTNCADKRLCCYVNPTSQIQVARITNISNWYFERVVFPAQRLMFEAPSQAVLEIHTSCMAGAVLADTIPCDRLQLKEDTSLSQSKALISSYS from the coding sequence ATGGCTCAAATCATCGACCCAATACCCACCAACTGCGCTGATAAACGTTTATGCTGCTATGTGAATCCCACAAGTCAAATTCAAGTAGCCCGAATTACCAATATCTCTAATTGGTATTTTGAACGAGTGGTATTTCCTGCCCAACGGCTGATGTTTGAAGCCCCAAGTCAGGCAGTGTTAGAAATTCATACCAGTTGTATGGCGGGTGCGGTGCTGGCTGATACCATTCCATGCGATCGCCTCCAGTTAAAAGAAGACACCTCATTAAGTCAGTCCAAAGCCTTAATTTCCAGTTATTCATAG